A genomic window from Archocentrus centrarchus isolate MPI-CPG fArcCen1 chromosome 2, fArcCen1, whole genome shotgun sequence includes:
- the LOC115793504 gene encoding hydroperoxide isomerase ALOXE3-like, producing the protein MVDYEVTLFTGDLAFASTFDDIYIKLVGSGESQRTLLPRSWIPSLFKGGVSKCTISCPKSLGKLVLIELQKETMFFNDSWYPAKVDVKSPEGDTYHFPIYHWITDSELHYFREGAALLVFEDKCSVDGYSREQEIKQQQEVYCWGVYEEGIPHCIKADSLQSLPDDIRFSLSKTAELAYTAATGLIELELIGISECTENFTCVENIDRLLCVHQSKTSEYVRQHWKEDDFFGYQYLNGTNPILIRRCEALPDKFPVTNKMVFPDGKHRLADEMKKGNIFLCDYKLLDGVPTNTINGKKQYLTAPLVLLWKTGDKMKPVAIQLKQKPAKDNPVFLPTDSEYDWLMAKIYVRSADFNLFELNTHLLRTHLLAEVFAMSVLRNLPMVHPLYKLLIPHTHYTLNINFLARTRLISRTGVFTKFTASGGEGVFTILKKSLSSLTYSSLCIPEDITERGLKDVPNFYYRDDGLKLWEIIHRFVRGILSFYYKTDAEVQQDSELQSWIQDIFKYGFLSKESTGIPQKFSTVDEMVKFVTVVIFISSAQHSAVNSGQYDFGAWMPNSPTTMQLPPPTKKGTANEKTMLESFPSVDITVNGMAVMWLLSKQSSDHVLIGQYPEEHFSEEEPLQKIRAFQEELQKLSAEIKARNEKVPLPYTYMDPDVVENSVSL; encoded by the exons ATGGTTGATTATGAGGTGACCCTGTTCACTGGCGATCTGGCCTTTGCCTCTACGTTTGATGATATCTACATTAAGCTGGTCGGCTCAGGCGAGAGCCAGCGAACACTTCTCCCCCGGAGCTGGATACCATCTTTGTTTAAAGGAGGA GTGTCAAAGTGTACCATATCCTGCCCAAAATCCCTTGGAAAGCTGGTGCTGATTGAGTTACAGAAAGAGACGATGTTCTTTAATGACTCTTGGTATCCTGCTAAGGTGGACGTGAAATCCCCTGAAGGAGACACCTACCACTTCCCCATCTACCACTGGATCACTGACAGCGAGCTGCACTACTTCAGAGAGGGGGCAG CTCTCCTGGTCTTTGAAGACAAATGCTCTGTTGATGGTTACAGTCGGGAGCAGGAGATTAAGCAGCAACAGGAAGTTTACTG ctgggGTGTGTATGAAGAGGGAATTCCTCACTGCATCAAGGCAGACAGTTTGCAGTCTCTGCCCGATGACATCCGCTTCTCTCTGAGTAAAACTGCAGAGTTGGCCTACACTGCAGCCACAGG ATTGATAGAACTGGAACTGATAGGAATTTCTGAATGTACGGAAAATTTTACGTGTGTGGAGAATATTGATCGCCTGCTATGCGTCCATCAGTCTAAAACATCAG AGTACGTCAGACAACACTGGAAGGAAGATGATTTCTTTGGCTACCAGTATCTAAATGGTACCAACCCCATCCTGATCCGACGCTGTGAAGCACTGCCGGACAAGTTTCCTGTCACCAATAAAATGGTTTTCCCTGATGGCAAACACAGACTGGCAGATGAAATGAAG AAGGGAAACATCTTCCTGTGTGACTACAAGCTTTTGGATGGAGTACCTACAAACACCATCAATGGGAAGAAGCAGTACCTGACGGCTCCTCTTGTTCTGCTCTGGAAAACTGGTGATAAGATGAAGCCAGTTGCTATTCAG ctgAAGCAGAAACCAGCAAAAGACAACCCGGTTTTTCTTCCTACTGATTCTGAGTACGACTGGTTGATGGCCAAGATCTATGTGAGAAGTGCAGATTTCAACCTGTTTGAACTCAATACTCACCTGCTGCGCACTCACCTGCTGGCTGAGGTTTTTGCAATGTCAGTGCTGCGTAACCTGCCCATGGTGCATCCTCTGTACAAG CTTCTCATACCTCACACTCACTACACTCTGAACATCAACTTCTTAGCTCGGACACGTCTAATATCAAGGACCGGAGTTTTCACTAAG TTCACAGCTTCTGGTGGAGAGGGTGTTTTCACAATCCTGAAGAAATCCCTGTCCTCACTGACCTACAGCTCCCTCTGTATCCCAGAGGACATCACAGAGCGTGGGCTGAAAGATGTACCAAACTTCTATTACAGAGATGATGGACTGAAGCTCTGGGAGATCATCCACAG ATTTGTGAGGGGAATACTCAGCTTCTACTACAAGACTGATGCTGAGGTCCAGCAAGACTCTGAACTGCAGAGCTGGATTCAGGACATCTTTAAATATGGATTCCTTTCAAAAGAAAGTACAG GAATTCCTCAGAAATTCAGCACTGTGGATGAGATGGTCAAGTTTGTCACTGTGGTGATCTTTATTTCCTCTGCTCAACACTCAGCTGTCAACTCTGGACAG TATGACTTTGGTGCCTGGATGCCCAACAGTCCAACCACCATGCAGCTTCCTCCACCAACCAAGAAGGGGACGGCAAACGAGAAAACCATGTTGGAATCATTCCCCAGTGTTGACATAACAGTTAATGGCATGGCCGTCATGTGGTTACTCAGCAAGCAGTCCTCTGACCAT GTTCTTATTGGCCAATACCCAGAGGAGCATTTCAGTGAGGAGGAGCCTCTTCAGAAGATAAGAGCATTTCAAGAAGAGCTCCAAAAGCTGAGTGCAGAGATCAAGGCCAGAAATGAGAAGGTTCCACTGCCATACACATACATGGATCCAGATGTGGTTGAAAACAGTgtgtccctttaa